A DNA window from Bos javanicus breed banteng chromosome 10, ARS-OSU_banteng_1.0, whole genome shotgun sequence contains the following coding sequences:
- the C10H15orf62 gene encoding uncharacterized protein C15orf62 homolog, mitochondrial isoform X2, producing METWRKGSFRSPSFFKRLSLGRPRRLRRQGSVLSQASTAGGDHEEYSNREVIRELRGRPDGRRLPLWGDEQPRATLLAPPKPPRLYQESFSCPNILEAPSAEYTAAYSATLPSALSVADNLHRSSEEDLTDTPPFQRTPAPDLSDPFFSFKVDLGISLLEEVLQMLREQFPKRTKTSTLILQAKWSSLCAMVC from the exons ATGGAGACTTGGCGCAAAGGCTCCTTCCGCAGCCCCTCCTTCTTCAAGCGGCTGAGCCTGGGGCGGCCGCGGAGACTCCGGCGACAGGGCAGCGTGCTCAGCCAGGCCAGCACAGCTGGGGGGGACCATGAGGAGTACAGCAACCGAGAGGTCATACGGGAGCTGCGAGGGAGACCGGACGGCCGGCGCCTGCCACTGTGGGGGGACGAGCAGCCCCGGGCCACCCTGCTGGCCCCGCCCAAACCCCCGCGTCTCTACCAGGAAAGCTTCAGCTGCCCCAACATCCTAGAGGCCCCCTCCGCAGAGTACACGGCCGCCTACTCTGCCACCCTGCCCTCCGCGCTCTCCGTGGCAGACAACCTCCACCGATCCTCCGAGGAGGACCTTACGGACACGCCCCCCTTCCAGAGGACACCTGCTCCGGACCTCAGCGATCCCTTCTTCTCCTTCAAAGTGGACCTGGGGATTTCACTTCTTGAGGAGGTTCTGCAGATGCTGAGAGAGCAATTTCCCA AAAGAACCAAAACCAGCACTCTCATCCTCCAAGCAAAGTGGAGCAGCCTTTGTGCGATGGTGTGCTGA
- the C10H15orf62 gene encoding uncharacterized protein C15orf62 homolog, mitochondrial isoform X1, producing METWRKGSFRSPSFFKRLSLGRPRRLRRQGSVLSQASTAGGDHEEYSNREVIRELRGRPDGRRLPLWGDEQPRATLLAPPKPPRLYQESFSCPNILEAPSAEYTAAYSATLPSALSVADNLHRSSEEDLTDTPPFQRTPAPDLSDPFFSFKVDLGISLLEEVLQMLREQFPKYGRSDQGTDTKLKAVTLKRHSWSPESPPRPRSLAQSL from the exons ATGGAGACTTGGCGCAAAGGCTCCTTCCGCAGCCCCTCCTTCTTCAAGCGGCTGAGCCTGGGGCGGCCGCGGAGACTCCGGCGACAGGGCAGCGTGCTCAGCCAGGCCAGCACAGCTGGGGGGGACCATGAGGAGTACAGCAACCGAGAGGTCATACGGGAGCTGCGAGGGAGACCGGACGGCCGGCGCCTGCCACTGTGGGGGGACGAGCAGCCCCGGGCCACCCTGCTGGCCCCGCCCAAACCCCCGCGTCTCTACCAGGAAAGCTTCAGCTGCCCCAACATCCTAGAGGCCCCCTCCGCAGAGTACACGGCCGCCTACTCTGCCACCCTGCCCTCCGCGCTCTCCGTGGCAGACAACCTCCACCGATCCTCCGAGGAGGACCTTACGGACACGCCCCCCTTCCAGAGGACACCTGCTCCGGACCTCAGCGATCCCTTCTTCTCCTTCAAAGTGGACCTGGGGATTTCACTTCTTGAGGAGGTTCTGCAGATGCTGAGAGAGCAATTTCCCA AATACGGGAGGTCTGATCAGGGGACGGACACAAAGCTCAAGGCTGTTACACTGAAGAGGCACAGCTGGTCTCCAGAATCGCCACCACGACCAAGGAGCCTTGCTCAAAGCCTCTGA